Genomic segment of Phycodurus eques isolate BA_2022a chromosome 13, UOR_Pequ_1.1, whole genome shotgun sequence:
aaataatcaacacattcatcgattattaaaataattgttagttgcagcccaaaaataaatgaatctaCATACGTTTTgacaaaaggattttttttcccaagaggaagatcttattctttttttatattttattttattaaaaaaaaaaaaaaaaaaaaaaaagagattgtaTTTGAACACCACTAATGCCCTGacaaaagggattttttttccaagaggaagatcttattctttttttatattttattttattaaaaaaaaaaaaaaaaaaaaaaaaagagattgtaTTTGAACACCACTAATGCCCTGacaaaagggattttttttccaagaggaagatcttatttttatgatattttattgtattaaattttttttttttttttaaaaacagagcTCGTATTTGAACGCCACAACCGCCGTGCCCCAGCGTCACGACGCTTGTGTGTTTATCAAAGCGCAGCGGCGACCTCTGACACGGCTGGCGGACCGGACGGGAGGCGTCCAGATGCCTGAttcagcaaacacacacacaaacagtgatAAGCTGCTATGAGGACCAAAACATGGAGTCATTGTCACCAACTTCATCATCTGATCAATAATCCAACTTACTTCATGAACCTTATTTTGGAAGACACGCGGCATTATTGAAGTTCCCTGCAGTAAATTGAACTTCATTCTTACCCATCAAGGTCGCCAGCAGGCAGAGTGAGGACATCTCAAGGTCGATGCTGTCCTGAAGGTCTCGCTCGCTCATCCCGGCCGAGGAGACCTCGTCCTCGCTCCCGGCGGGCCGGGGAGGCGGCCGGGCCGCTGGTCCGAGGGCGGGCGGGCCCTGGTCCTCGGCGCCCCTCAGGATCTCCAGTGTGACCCGGTCGCCGTGCCGCAGCGCCACCGGCTCCTCCTCCCCgccggcggcgggcggcggcagCTCCTTGGGCGGGAAGCCGTAGCGGATGCGCTGCCGGGCCGGCGCCACCCCGAAGTGCTCGGCGATGCTGCCGCGAAGCTCCGAGTAGGAGGCGCGGGGCCCCAGGGTTAGCGTGGCCGTCCTGCCGTCGCCGGTGCTCACGCGGATCTTCTTCTCCCCGCCGGACGGCGCCGGAGCGACCGAAGACTTGGCAGGGGTGGCCGGCGCCGAAGTCTCAGGGGAGCGCTCCTCGGGGTCCGGCTCGACAGGCTCGGCGCGGCGTCGCTGCGAGACCGACGCCTGCTCGCTGATGCTCTGCTGGAGGCTGCGCTCGGCCCGGCTCATGGTCAGCTCCTCCTTGTGCAGCGTCTTGGCCTTGGGCCCCGTCAGGATGATTTTGGAGGGCGGGTCCTGCGGCGGCGGGTCGGGCGGTCCCTCGGCGGCGGCGCCGGCCAGGCGCCGGACGTGGGCGCCGTCCACCGACACGGGGTTGTACTCGTCCGGGTTCTTCTTGGCGGTGTGACGCAGGATGGTGTTGACCACCTTCTGCACCAGGATCTCGCTGCCGAACTCGCCCGGGAAGTGCTTGGTGACCAGCTTGGTGGCCACGTCGTACACGTTGCTGTTGAGCGCCGGGTCGCCCTCGTACTGGAACCAGTGCACCGTCTCCCGGACCGGCCGGCCGCCCCACTCCAGCGTGATGGGGAAGGCCTCCGGGAGGTTGTCGTACTCCTTGCCCTCCCAGAAGTGCTTAAAGCCGCAGCCGCACTTGCCGCCCTGCGAGCGCGCGTTGGTCCGGTCCCCGTCCAGGTAGACCACCAGGCCGTCGCCCCGGATGTGGCGCACCGAGGTGCCGTGGCACCAGTTGCACGTGTTGAGCGAGCTGAGCTTGTAGTCGGGCAGGAGGGCGTCGCTGCGCGGGTCATAAGAGCACACCACGTTGTTGAGCGGGAAGCTGTAGTTCTTGTCGGGCCGCAGCCGGCCGTGCGTGGACTCGGCCAGGTCGTAGAGCTTGCCGCCCGGCACCAGCCAGTCGGGCGGAACGTGGAGCTCTGAGAGGGCGCCGCAGATCAGGCAGCGGTGCAGGCGGTTCTCCGCCACAGACTTCTTGGCCGCCTCGGTCACCTCCTCGGGCTGGATGCCGATGACGCCGGTGCGGCGGTAGACCCACTGGTGCATGTCGGCCACCAGCGCCGGGTGGATGCCGTGCTTCTCCATGAACACTTCCTCCATGGCGCCCACCAGTCGCATGACATACTTGTCCTGCAGGCTGCGGTCGCCGCCGATCACGCAGCCGCCGTCCGCCTCCAGCTTGATGTACTTCCTGATGAGTTGCTGCGGGACCCCCCAGGCCTTGGGGAGCAGGTGGGCAGGGAGCCTGGGCAGCGCCGTGTTCTTGATGCCCACGAGCGGTATGTAGTGGTTGCGGCCGGAGCTGCTCCAGGCGATGCAAATGGGCTTGTTGAGCTTGTCGTCTTTGGCGCGGCACCGCTCCTCGGCCACCAGGCCCGGCAGGAAGGTGGCCGAGTAATCTCCGGAGCTCCTCATGCCGCTCAGCGAGTCCAGCAGGACGATGGGTCGGTGCAGGACGTTGGCCAGCCCAAAAATGTGGATGTTGCGCAGTCCCAGCGGGACGCCTTCGGGCGGGACGAACAGCGGGTCGCACTCGTTGATGATGTCCTCCCACTCCGCGGCGTCGATGAAGTCCTGGAAGAGGGCCTTGTAGCGGCCCAGGTTCTGCTTGAAGTTCTGCTTGAGGTTCTCCCGCAGGGCGTGCCAGAAGAGTTCCCGGCCTACCAGCGCCCGCGACACGGCGTGCACCAGGCAGTGTCCGTCTCCGTCCACGTGGACGGGAATGAGACACTCCCGGTTTGCGTTGGCCCGCTTGATCTCGTCCAGGGTGTCGTGGAGGTAGAGCAGGCTTCCGGAGCGGTCCTTGCCGTAGCCCACGGTGGACACGTGGTCCGGCTCGATGAGGAAGGCCCGGTCGCCCAGCAGCGAGCAGTCGAACATCTCGCCCTGGTTCATGTCCCTCAGCAGCTTGGCTTTGCCGCTCTGCTTGTCCATGCCGTAGCGGGTCAGAACCGGCGAGAGCAGCTTGCAGTGGTAGTTGGACAGCCCCATCACCTTGACCAGCTCGGTGCCTTTCTTGGGGGCGCCGGTGACGCCCAGCAGGGCGTTCCTGAGCAGGTTGTGGAGCACCACATCTGGATCGGTTACCTCCTGGACATTGAGAAGGTTCTTCTGCTCGTGCCGCTGGCCGCACTCGGTGCACTCGATGCTAACGGAGCCGTGAGCCGGGAAGAACAGGCTCGCCTGACACTTGGGGTCCGGGCAGGTGGCCGACAGAATGCGCTTGTCTTTCCTCTTGGAGCTCTGCTGCAGCGACATGTCGGAACGAGGAGGTGGTCGCGTGAAGTCCGAGCTTCACAAAGACACGCTCATGGCGGCGCCGAGTTGTCAAAACGCTGCTAGCGAACAAGACCAACACGGAAGCGGCTGTTTTTTCTCTAGCCAGCCACTCGCCTTGCGAAACAAGTGACGTCGCGCTGGTGCATTGTGGGTGTTGCAGTTCTACTTGAACGCGACGTCGTCCAAACGTGGACGAGCCACCGTACAAATACTCGCTCCGTTCGCGTCGGTGAAAAACGAATGAAACGACGAAAAGTGGCGTGTCGCTCGAAAAACGCGTCGTCGACGCTGACTCTTTTACACGGACGACGTCATCGTGAGTCCGTCGACGTTGACCACAATGCAACGCGGCTGGCGGCGTTTTGTTGTATCAGGAAGTGAAACGTCGCGCACAAGTCACCAGTGTTCTGTTGTGTTGTGACTCGCAGTTCATAGTCTGCGTTCTTTAACCGGCGCCGTCGCATCCAGATACTACTCGAACGCTGCGCTTTGTGGCTTCGCTAAACGCAGAAAAGACGAGCTAAGAGGCTAACTTAGCTTAGCTTGAGCGGAGCTTCTCGTTGTTTGTCCCATTTTTGCTGTTCACGGAGCACAAGTtggcctctttttttctctcctcgtTTCACACAGCAacgagcacacgcacacacacacacacacacacacattgagacCCGCCCGCTGCCGTGACGTCATCGAACGAAGCTTCCCGTCTTTGTTACGTTCATCAAAATAGAAATCACAACAGTGGTCATTTTATCGTTATATATCATCATTTTGTACATGTTTGTATGTTATCAGGATCACAGTAGTGTGTGCTACAGTTTCATCCACTAGATGTCGCACTATTGGGAAATCAGGTCCttattgccatggcaaccgggAAGGCTAGCAGTTACGTTTATATATTCTTTTAAGCGTACAGTATTAATTTAggttcaaatattatttttaaataacttgaaaaaaatatgaaaatattctGTCTAATATGCTCTCAACGCAGTTTGGTGAATGTATATATTGTTGTTGAGTTCTGTAATTGTCTATCGTCTTGGGGGCAGTGAACGTTACGGCGCGCGTGCACGAGGGAGCGAGTGGACGGCCGTTGAGAAAGGAAACTCGGCCACCGCGCTCGTTCATCTTGCTGGTTTGCACAGTAATCGTTTTTCTttgtgtctccggtagttggagccgctcgagtacgacaacagacagtcagtcaattgacagagaacacttgggagacagaaagacattgacaaaaaaaaaaaaaaacactcactgagcaataaagggttgctaggtatctggtaatgccggtacagttttcatttttttttttcaattgtgcaaaaacatgcagagtcctctagcaattagagcggttcgaatgactaatctcgcaatagtccggcgcaatgagcattgtgcaaagggcgccgagacgtcgacgagtagcgcgatcttCTGGGAcgatgtcgattgtgcaaatgttgcagattctcctcagtcagtgtgcaagtggtgcagatgctcctctggcgcgagtggccagtattggtcaacacacAACACGCTGTCTCATTTTCGTTTTACTCTTGGCTTTTAAACACCAGTTAGCGTGTCTGATGTGACCTCTGTTTTATGTGTACTGTGGATTTtatggttttattttgattttactgattttatttttatgtacttTTTATCTCATTTGATCTTTAtcctaattttgtatttttgctgtgtttttattgtgtttccCAGCACTTTGGGaacattgtgtttgtttaaattgtgctatataaataaagtggattggATTTTATTGATCGTCTACTGATTGACGTCATTGTTCAAGAGGTAGCCCCGCCCCCATCCGGTTGCGGAAGTCTGCAGCGAAAAGACTTTTATTGGAACACTGACGCCCTCCACAGGCCGCTGTGAGCACTGTAGACGCCTGCTTTGACGCATTGCCACTTTTGTATTTACAATCAACTTTTGAAACACTTTGAATGAAGCAATTGTTCGTCCATCAGAcattggctgacgaccggtCCATTGTTACTCGGGCAGACAAAAGCTAAATCGATGTAAACAAAGAGAtataaaaaaactttattaGGCCAAAACATAatcatcacattaaaaaaatccaactcACGAGCCTAATGAATAATTAATGAGCTGGTTCATGTGTTCCTCATGTTTGAGATGATTGGTCCAAACATGGATTTTTGCagctagcctagcctagcctagcctagcatTAGCTTGCCACGAAAGTCCACCGCGCCAGTCGCGCTGGCTTGTGGGTAAAGACGGCAGCGGCGGGAGAGGTAGGAACACTTTGGACCGAAGAAGAAGTCTACAAAAAACCCAACTGAAATGCTCAGTAGTTGTGGCGACATGAGAAGGACGAGCAGGAGGCGGCGCTGCCGTTCAGTTGTTGCTCAGCATGTTCCTGATGTGTTTGGGCGTGGCCTCGTCGTTCAGGTGCTTAGTGGTGTACCTGCGGGGGTCAAAGTTCAGCATGTTGGCCGACGGCGAGCGAGCGGCAAGTCCTAAAGTCGG
This window contains:
- the vcpip1 gene encoding deubiquitinating protein VCPIP1, with the protein product MSLQQSSKRKDKRILSATCPDPKCQASLFFPAHGSVSIECTECGQRHEQKNLLNVQEVTDPDVVLHNLLRNALLGVTGAPKKGTELVKVMGLSNYHCKLLSPVLTRYGMDKQSGKAKLLRDMNQGEMFDCSLLGDRAFLIEPDHVSTVGYGKDRSGSLLYLHDTLDEIKRANANRECLIPVHVDGDGHCLVHAVSRALVGRELFWHALRENLKQNFKQNLGRYKALFQDFIDAAEWEDIINECDPLFVPPEGVPLGLRNIHIFGLANVLHRPIVLLDSLSGMRSSGDYSATFLPGLVAEERCRAKDDKLNKPICIAWSSSGRNHYIPLVGIKNTALPRLPAHLLPKAWGVPQQLIRKYIKLEADGGCVIGGDRSLQDKYVMRLVGAMEEVFMEKHGIHPALVADMHQWVYRRTGVIGIQPEEVTEAAKKSVAENRLHRCLICGALSELHVPPDWLVPGGKLYDLAESTHGRLRPDKNYSFPLNNVVCSYDPRSDALLPDYKLSSLNTCNWCHGTSVRHIRGDGLVVYLDGDRTNARSQGGKCGCGFKHFWEGKEYDNLPEAFPITLEWGGRPVRETVHWFQYEGDPALNSNVYDVATKLVTKHFPGEFGSEILVQKVVNTILRHTAKKNPDEYNPVSVDGAHVRRLAGAAAEGPPDPPPQDPPSKIILTGPKAKTLHKEELTMSRAERSLQQSISEQASVSQRRRAEPVEPDPEERSPETSAPATPAKSSVAPAPSGGEKKIRVSTGDGRTATLTLGPRASYSELRGSIAEHFGVAPARQRIRYGFPPKELPPPAAGGEEEPVALRHGDRVTLEILRGAEDQGPPALGPAARPPPRPAGSEDEVSSAGMSERDLQDSIDLEMSSLCLLATLMGEDVWSYAKKLPHLFQQGGVFYNIVKKDMGLMNGKHCTLPHLTGRTFVYNAAEARVELCVDAAGHFEVRADVEERVKEALARLRSDASGGGSREGSPAHGALRLGGGGVVRKKEQLHAVQAFQGKGHSLGSRGASPPPPPDRRPITRQHSSGVDLSASVSRGPPDPSDIPEDAGRELVRVAPGFVTMKDGGGLDPALMEQQRRKLQEMVSSIQASMERHLRRRPAAGGRTIGAREAAAGKTEDEDEMESQDGEQGEPMDHS